A segment of the Corylus avellana chromosome ca2, CavTom2PMs-1.0 genome:
CATCGACCCAAAaaataacatacattggaaaaaCAATTAACtacaaatattttatgattttttttttttttttttatttatttatcttttaccCTATTTTCCACattctactaataaaataaaatgaagaaaagaaggtGTATGGTGTGGGGAAGCCCATGGGAGTGTCATAGATCATCACCGGAGGTGGAATAGAATTGTAAAGCCAATTCTCTGAAAATCTGAAGCAATCCCTTCATATCATTCCCCCCCACTTCAAGGCAGTCCCTCAGTAACCCACCCTCCGCCACCTCTATCTGCACCGTCTCCACCACTTCCCTTAGTgcaccctatatatatatatatattcaaacaatTTAACAAACTGTACCAAAAGAATTGGACACAAACcaagtaaaagagaaagaacCGTACCCGTTGACGAAACACTTTGAGGAGCCTTTGGAAGAGAGAGTTTGAGATTCCGAGGAAATTTTGGTAATTCCGCCCGACCCAGGCGGCCCTCGCGGCGTCAGAGCCCAAGCGTGTAAGCTCGCCCAGAGAACTCAGCAGCTTGTTCGCGTCCGAAACGGCGCCGTACAGATCTGCGTAGTTCACGTCCCTCCACAGGCTCCACGCGTAGTTCTTGAGGTAGTCCCAGCCCCCGGACCACGTGAACCCCAAGAAGCCCAGGCCGAGGCCGCGCTCTAGGTGTTGGGCGATGAGCCTGGCCCGGTGCGAGCCCGAGATGTCGCCGCGGGAGGCGCGGAGGTTGGCCACGCGCGTCGTGAGCGAGTGGGCGAGGGAGACCAGGCTTCGGTACGATGAGTAGGAGGGGGAATGGGAGGGCTTCGGTGCGGTGCtcaggaggaggaagaggatgaTGAGGACGCGAGAGTTTGAGGGTGGTGATGGCGCTGTTTTGGCCATTGATTAAGGGCTGATGCCGCTGATCGGACCGTCGAGAGAGAGGCTGCGCGGAAGGATTTTGTGGGACAAGTTCGGTCGGAGTTCTTTTGGAGCTTCGGAAAAGGAAGAAAGGGATCCTCTGGGTCCCACCGTTTGATAGGCCTACTGGTGACGTGGATGGCCCAGTTCTAGAGCGGGCCTTAGTTGAACATTTGggcttaacttttctttttaagagaGAAATCAAATTGAAGTTCACACtacttcattttaattttgataattagtttttttttttttttttcaaataggtttatttaattaacgATGTGTCACACCACTGAATTACCAACTATATAACGGAGAGAATATGCAACATATAAAAGCTTCAAGAAAGGAATAAGTTGATAAAGTTGTGCCTTTTGCCTCACACATGCAAATGAATAAATTTGGAGGATTGGGAAGGAATGTTCGTCATCGTCACACCAAAGCACTTCAATCtatagagaataaataaataatggcatctttgggtgtgtgtttgaggggcctaatagtgcgtttaatatttaaaacgtttgtttgaaaaataaaaagaaaaaaaaaattgatagcacttttaagggtccaaaaagctcaaaaatagccaaaacgcacttgtggcaaaagtttaaaaacttttttttgacttaaaagcgttatctctcaaacgcaatctaaAAAGAGAGTGGAAGATAATCTGGGTTTTATTCAAACCTCCCATAAGTTATCATTGTTTGCTAATaagataaaatttatttttccttttccttttcaacTCACATtcaattccattcatttttatgtatttttttttttaaaaaaattattattcaatcCATATGATTCGTATGTGGGTCATACAAATTCAATcgtcaatttaaaaaagagtTGGACAAGAGATTGACAATAGTTTAAAGAATAATATGTCtctattttaacattttctctTAGACTTAACacactaatttatttaattaaaatgagatgTAAATTGAAGAGACAAAATTCGAACTCAAGTATTACCTCTTGTTCCGAAAAGGTGTCAGAAACTTCGGaatgacatgtaaaaaaaaataaaaaataaatagggtaaagtctatttaacctccccaaactaccatcctaatgacaatctatcccaaaaactatcaattgcgaccatttaccccctaaactactaaaacaataacaatgtacccccaatttaaaaaatgacaaaattacccattactaaaatacaaataaaaattttaattttaatttttttttttcaaaattttaagaaaatttttgtcttattaaaaattctataggagtaatttcgtcattttattaacatttggggtacattgtcatttgtgtcttattgaaaattcaaaaaggtGTCAAAAACTTCAGAATgacatgtaaaaataaataaattaataaaaaataaataaataactttggGTCGAGGCCGGGTCGGGTCTAAAGCATGGGTGCATATGTCAGCTAAATGGGCTCTGGTTTCCTGAGATGGAGCATGTTGGACATTGGacgtaaaaaaaaatgaaaattctgaaataaaacaaaaaagcccATCGTTTGCCACTCTTCCTACCCATAAATACACACGTACCAACCTACGTCCAACTCTTTGGCTGGAGGAGCTGGAGATGAGGGACAGGAGTAGATGCAGCCGACCAAGCCGGTGATGAATCCAGCCCCACCAGCTGGACAGACCTTCTGGTTCGATATCCCTTCTGCCAAGTCCAAGCAGGCTGCTTGAGGTAGCTTTTTTAATTAGATCTAGTGCCGTGGAAGACTTCTGGAGGTGaagtctcttcctttttttcacttttattatattattttgggttttttatcTTCTGGGTTGTCTTTATTTTGGTGCTGAGAGACTGAAAGTTTTGGTTTTGGGGAGCAAAAcggaaaattttgatttggaagaaaaaaagtttggaAATTTATATTGTTTCTGTGCATAGAGATAGGGTGGTTTTGTTACTGTTTCTGTGCTAATGGATGTTTGAAGTAACCAACATATGTGGATCTGTGATTTTACTTGTGCTTGTGGTTTGCTGAGATGTCAGACGGACTGAGAATTTTCCTGAAATTTGCTTAGGATAGAGGGCGGTTTGTACTGTTTACATTGTGTAGTTTTGATAAACCGGTCATGATTTTTGTAGTTTgaatatcattttattatatactTCTGTTATGTGGTTAATTGTTCAAATGAGGGTAATctgaattattgtttttttttgtgtttttgcattctCATACTACGTGTTTGGTAGGTCTTTAAAGATCAACATCAGCTGGTTAAAGATTCTCGGTTGAAAGGAAACTTAGTATATGTTTTGGGTATAggtgtgtttgtttggtttgtggATTTGCTTCTGAAAGACTTtgttcaaaaaaagaaaagaaaagcaaaataaaagtttgaacaCCATCTTTTGAGATCAGGTTGTTGATGTTTTCAGTTATGGTCTAATTTGAACGCAGATCAAGAGCGTTGggtgatctctctctctctctctctctcacagctAGTGAACAGCCCCTTGAACCTCTCTTGTCTTCCCTCTTTGCAATCCAAATCAAACAACTTTGCTTACCTTATCAAAACTCTAAAACCCCACATATTTCCCTGGACATTAGCCAACAAATAATTGATCAAAACAAGCCTTAAAATGTCCTTTTATTTGCTGCTGCCTCAAAAATTCTGCAACCTGCCTCTTTTTGCAAGAATCACTGTATTGGACTTAAAATTATATAGCTGCTGCCCCTAAACCACAATGTTATTTATATCCATGATATTGTCAAAATGAGATTGCtctctaaaagtttaaacttttgcaGCCATTGCTGACTCCATCCTAAATTGCTTGTCCAATTTTATGGATATCCATTAGATTGTCtatattgaaaaattcaatgagCAGAATTTTATCACTTTCCTAATTTATGACTATATTGAAGTCATAATCATGAAAGTTCCATTCTTTATGGTAGTTTTGACAAGTTAGTGGatgtagttttaaaatttatttatttattatctggTTCTGAAACATTAATTTATGTTCCAAGTTTGGACTATGAAAGATGGACAAATAGTCTGGGAGGGGTATCTTTATCAtggtgtttgagaaatataacacAACCAATTACTCTATGAGCTTAAATTGTTCAAACAGTGTGTATTGTGTATCTTGATATTGTAACTTTTAACCGAACACAAAAATTCAAGTCAAACAGACTCATTAAAGTATCTTGAGCAACTGAACCAAAATAGCCCAGAAGCTCCATTAGATGAAGTGCCAAACAACAACATTCATGTTTTTTACTTCATCTCAAAATGATGAAAAGTTATAGAATATGTTGTAGTCGGTTCAaataaagcagcaccagaagctattttttgcttaaatttCTAATACCTATTCTGCCTCGGAGGACCACAAGTCCAAACCTATGGTTTAGTTTGGGCCACAGGTAGCTGGTTCATGCCTCAAAATGTGACCTATCTGCCAAGAAACCAAACAGTTTCCTAATTTGCAGCCAAAAAATGTAATAGAAAATAATCCTGTGAGTTAAGAGCTCAGCTTGCAAGGTGGTGAGGTTTTTGAGTCAGATATTAGGTGTGGGTTATCCCTTTATCTTATTCCTGggaatttcttgaaaatattttcatattagttACTTTCATTGTCTGTTTAGATATGCAGTAGCCAAATTAGAACAAATACAATGATTTGAggttttttcttatttggtttTGGAGTGGTAAAATGAaatgagaatgagaatgagAAAAAAAGTTGTGACTTGTTGGGTTCTTTTTTCCCCTAGAAATAAACTCTGAGACTTGGCCTAATGAACTGTAGGGGttatgaatgatttttttttttttttttttttctttttgataagtaagaaaATGTATAAAATATGCCAAAAAGAGGCATAACCCATGGATGCAGTAGAAGTTCAAATCGTTTTATGATATCTTTTACTTGTATTCATATATGAGTTATGTTACATGTATTTGCAGTTCAATATGTGGATATGATATTTTATGAATTACTGTTATATTACTTCAAAAGAGTATCTTGGAAAAGTACTATTTTTTTGCcaagttttatttctttctactaTATTTGTCAAAGTCTGGAACTATTTACTCGTCAGATGAGCTGCTTTAAATATGATACCATAAATGTTGTTTTATGTTTGACTTCACCAAGGAAGCTAGGCTTATTGATCATAGTTCTTTTCTGCTGTGTTCTTTGTTAGGAGGACTAACACATTGTTGTAGATGACAAATTCCAGAGGATGCTAGAAGCAATGCATGGTTTCTTTCGACGGGAAGACAAGGTAGCAACTCTCAAGACGATATTTTGTGCTAATATATATGAGCCAGCACCCACTTCCAACAATCAACAAGTATGGCCAGACAGGTGATTGGTTTTGCACCTTGATTTGCTATGTAAATTGGAATTAGAGGCTATACCAAAACGCATCCATTTTGATGAGGAAATagtattttcaatttgatattgtgtattttcattttatgaCGCAAAAGAATTGCGCCCTTAGAATTGGTTAAGAGCATTCACTTTCCAAATACCACAGTAGCAACtgtacttttgtttttgttttcatgagTAActaaaattttatagaaaaagtgCAAAGCCCTCgtacacgaaaagtatacaagagagcaaAGACCGTAGGGGAACTAATTTGGGTTAACTTCCCTACATTGatgatcaaaataaaaagataatcatATGCCTTCTAATAAATAAAGCTTCTTTATGATTGAATATTCTTCATAAACTTCAGGCTTAGTGTTCTCCCATTTTTTGATGCTATTAATTTTCAATGGGCTACTTATCACTACAGAACCTAACATACATAGAGATGATATTTCCTTTGAACATTGTTAGTGGAGTGTTGAGTGCTCTGTCTTGTAATGTGTGTGCCATACAGATCAACTCTTGGTTAGAGGTGGtttttttacatcatatttaCTCACTTTTGTAATGTTATACTAAgagttatataaaaattaaatatgcgTCTTGGTATAGATTTATATATTAactttatattataaatattttttacatatggtattgaatttttaatgatatcaCAATTATACCTATCACGGGGAATTAAGCATGTGCCTTGCACGTGCCTTCCCAACCAATATTCAAAAGAACTAGCTTGCGTGTGTCCACATACAACTgattttggtcaattttaagTGAAGCAAAGATTGTATTTATGCAAGAGAAATGATCTTTTTCCATCTGTTGTACATCTCTGTATAGCAGATTTGCAAAAGAAATGTAAAGCAGATGTACACCAGATCTCGTATATCTTGTCTCTTTATGCTATGTCACCAAATGAACATGTATCATCTCTCTTTATGCTATGTTATGTCATGTATGCAGGAACCTGGCCCAGTAGTTAAGAATATTGATTTCTCTAATGCTCCAAATAGGGAACTTCACAATTTACAACAATACTACTATGTACAGATAGCAATAGATTTTACATTCATAAACAAAATTTCTTTTCGCTTCATACAAAATGTAGCACTAGATTGTATGCTTAATGTACTTCAAGAGGCCAATCATAGGAGCAAGAAGACCCAATCATCATATCATATTCTTTTTGAACCCATAGATTGTCTTCTAAATCCACAGTTCTTGTCATCTGCAGGGAGGTGCGCAACATTAGATATAGCTCCACCCGATGTAGAAAAGCATACTTGATGTGCTAGAAATGTAATCAAGTATTAGATAGAAGAAGGTAACCTTTTGAAGTGCAGCTCGAAAAGCTTCTCTTTCTGTTTCCCGCCGCTGCTGCTGCTTCAATTTTGCTTCTACCTCATCAACTTCAGCCTTTTTCATTTGGGCTTTAATCTTAATCATCTCTGCAAGTAAACATTCAACCCTGtcaatgaaaaagaaatggtaGATGGATGCCAACAAcataatacaaaacaaatagTAATGCTGATAGGTAAATAATAGctacatttatttttgtttctgagCATAATAGCTTTATACATAAGCTTTAGAAAATGAGTGCAAAAGAGAATTAGTTTGATAGCATCTTCCCAcaggaaaattaatttttttacctcTGTGCAGATTTGTATCCATAAGAATtatgaagagaagaagaacatGATAATGACAAATTTTTCAATTATACCTAGATGAtgtagcttatatatataaatgtgtgttgtagttgttttttttattggaaatgcTCATGGATAACTATCAAA
Coding sequences within it:
- the LOC132172780 gene encoding uncharacterized protein LOC132172780, with amino-acid sequence MAKTAPSPPSNSRVLIILFLLLSTAPKPSHSPSYSSYRSLVSLAHSLTTRVANLRASRGDISGSHRARLIAQHLERGLGLGFLGFTWSGGWDYLKNYAWSLWRDVNYADLYGAVSDANKLLSSLGELTRLGSDAARAAWVGRNYQNFLGISNSLFQRLLKVFRQRGALREVVETVQIEVAEGGLLRDCLEVGGNDMKGLLQIFRELALQFYSTSGDDL